A section of the Amblyomma americanum isolate KBUSLIRL-KWMA chromosome 2, ASM5285725v1, whole genome shotgun sequence genome encodes:
- the LOC144119263 gene encoding protein lethal(2)essential for life-like, with protein MSSFVIAPIFRGDEFFAPFEALERLGDELLGRRWISRPALKQASKADHCARLTPPRKRRNWASDAEDETQSESESKFVVTYNVRGYRPEEISVKAVDNSVVVSARHEEESDDGCSYVKREFTRRLTLPEGVDAGALSCALSSSGVLAIEAPRPEPPSKKPRVIPIAVQSAPTKKAMATDEKGSSKEEEADTREPTPES; from the coding sequence ATGTCTTCCTTCGTGATAGCTCCAATCTTCCGCGGCGACGAGTTCTTCGCTCCTTTCGAAGCCCTCGAGCGCCTCGGCGACGAACTCTTGGGACGACGTTGGATCTCCCGCCCAGCGCTGAAGCAGGCTTCCAAGGCGGATCACTGTGCCCGCTTGACGCCACCCCGGAAGCGCCGCAACTGGGCGTCGGACGCCGAAGACGAGACCCAGTCTGAGTCGGAGTCCAAGTTCGTCGTGACGTACAACGTCCGCGGCTACCGTCCGGAAGAGATCAGCGTCAAGGCGGTGGACAACAGCGTCGTCGTCAGCGCCAGGCACGAAGAGGAGAGCGATGACGGCTGCAGCTACGTGAAGCGCGAGTTCACCCGGCGCCTCACTCTGCCTGAAGGCGTGGATGCCGGGGCACTCAGCTGCGCCCTCTCGTCTTCCGGAGtgctggccatcgaggcacccaGGCCGGAGCCCCCCAGCAAGAAGCCCCGGGTCATCCCCATCGCCGTGCAGTCGGCGCCGACCAAGAAGGCTATGGCGACGGACGAGAAGGGGTCGTCCAAGGAAGAGGAGGCTGATACTAGAGAGCCAACGCCCGAGTCCTAA
- the LOC144119264 gene encoding heat shock protein beta-1-like gives MSSFVIAPILRSDEFFAPFEALELLGGELLGRRWISRPALKQASKADHCARLTPPRKRRNWASDAEDETQSESESKFVVTYNLRGYRPEEISVKAVDNSVVVSAKHEEESDDGCSYVKREFTRRLTLPEGVDAGALSCALSSSGVLAIEAPRPEPPSKKPRVIPITVQSTPAKKAMATDEKGSSKEEEADTREPTPES, from the coding sequence ATGTCTTCCTTCGTGATAGCTCCAATCTTGCGCAGCGACGAGTTCTTCGCTCCTTTCGAAGCCCTCGAGCTCCTCGGCGGCGAACTCTTGGGACGACGTTGGATCTCCCGCCCAGCGCTGAAGCAGGCTTCCAAGGCGGATCACTGTGCCCGCTTGACGCCACCCCGGAAGCGCCGCAACTGGGCGTCGGACGCCGAAGACGAGACCCAGTCTGAGTCGGAGTCCAAGTTCGTCGTGACGTACAACCTCCGCGGCTACCGGCCGGAGGAGATCAGCGTCAAGGCGGTGGACAACAGCGTCGTCGTCAGCGCCAAGCACGAAGAGGAGAGCGACGACGGCTGCAGCTACGTGAAGCGCGAGTTCACCCGGCGCCTGACTCTGCCCGAAGGCGTGGATGCCGGGGCACTCAGCTGCGCCCTCTCGTCTTCCGGAGtgctggccatcgaggcacccaGGCCGGAGCCCCCCAGCAAGAAGCCCCGGGTCATCCCCATCACCGTGCAGTCGACGCCGGCCAAGAAGGCTATGGCGACGGACGAGAAGGGGTCGTCCAAGGAAGAGGAGGCTGATACTAGAGAGCCAACGCCCGAGTCTTAA